In Cicer arietinum cultivar CDC Frontier isolate Library 1 chromosome 1, Cicar.CDCFrontier_v2.0, whole genome shotgun sequence, one DNA window encodes the following:
- the LOC101504946 gene encoding uncharacterized protein, which translates to MKNNLNKVHSSMTRPRWIGQDVWNSLCDHWGTQGFKKKSIQAKTNRASDCGGFGGSLHTCGSITISQHRVNLTNLNGIPPSHSDLFLHTHKRGKDKTWVDKRSEYVHEKFKRRFEELTQETTSQGTPPPNELDVWCEVAGIKRGRVYGLGMESTVLLGRPNYRGSCSSSTEWVQRHEFEEMRNERDQLREELANTNRAVEHNNHLIKQLMNNLNFKPMSYTRDFDIGDHDAGDFDDEIGDNDVRYHDDEELDRDKLI; encoded by the exons atgaaaaataatttaaacaaggTTCATAGCTCAATGACCAGACCAAGGTGGATTGGTCAGGATGTTTGGAATTCTTTATGTGATCATTGGGGAACTCAAGGATTCAAAAAGAAGAGCATACAAGCAAAAACAAATCGAGCATCTGACTGTGGAGGTTTTGGAGGGTCTCTTCACACCTGTGGCTCTATCACTATATCCCAACATAGAGTTAATTTG ACGAATTTGAATGGCATTCCTCCTAGTCATTCAGATTTGTTTCTCCACACACATAAACGTGGCAAGGATAAAACTTGGGTTGATAAAAGATCGGAATATGTTCAT GAAAAATTTAAACGTAGGTTTGAAGAATTGACCCAAGAAACAACTTCACAAGGAACTCCTCCACCAAATGAATTAGATGTGTGGTGTGAGGTTGCTGGAATAAAAAGAGGACGAGTATATGGTCTCGGAATGGAATCTACTGTATTATTAGGGAGACCTAATTATCGTGGATCATGTTCTTCATCAACAGAGTGGGTTCAAAGACATGAATTTGAAGAAATGAGAAATGAAAGAGATCAACTTCGAGAGGAATTGGCTAATACAAACAGAGCAGTTGAGCATAACAACCACTTGATAAAACAACTGATGAATAACTTGAACTTTAAACCCATGTCATATACTAGAGATTTTGATATTGGTGATCATGATGCTGGTGATTTTGATGATGAGATTGGTGATAATGATGTTCGTTATCATGATGATGAAGAGTTGGATAGGGATAAGTTAATCTGA
- the LOC101505256 gene encoding uncharacterized protein, protein MKNNLNKVHSSMTRPRWIGQDVWNSLCDHWGTQGFKKKSIQAKTNRASDCGGFGGSLHTCGSITISQHRVNLTNLNGIPPSHSDLFLHTHKRGKDKTWVDKRSEYVHEKFKRRFEELTQETTSQGTPPPNELDVWCEVAGIKRGRVYGLGMESTVLLGRPNYRGSCSSSTEWVQRHEFEEMRNERDQLREELANTNRAVERNNYLIKQLMNSLNFKPMPYTTDQIHEDGVSDNDNEIGDHDAGDFDDEIADNDARDHDGEELDG, encoded by the exons atgaaaaataatttaaacaaggTTCATAGCTCAATGACCAGACCAAGGTGGATTGGTCAGGATGTTTGGAATTCTTTATGTGATCATTGGGGAACTCAAGGATTCAAAAAGAAGAGCATACAAGCAAAAACAAATCGAGCATCTGACTGTGGAGGTTTTGGAGGGTCTCTTCACACCTGTGGCTCTATCACTATATCCCAACATAGAGTTAATTTG ACGAATTTGAATGGCATTCCTCCTAGTCATTCAGATTTGTTTCTCCACACACATAAACGTGGCAAGGATAAAACTTGGGTTGATAAAAGATCGGAATATGTTCAT GAAAAATTTAAACGTAGGTTTGAAGAATTGACCCAAGAAACAACTTCACAAGGAACTCCTCCACCAAATGAATTAGATGTGTGGTGTGAGGTTGCTGGAATAAAAAGAGGACGAGTATATGGTCTCGGAATGGAATCTACTGTATTATTAGGGAGACCTAATTATCGTGGATCATGTTCTTCATCAACAGAGTGGGTTCAAAGACATGAATTTGAAGAAATGAGAAATGAAAGAGATCAACTTCGAGAGGAATTGGCTAATACAAACAGAGCAGTTGAGCGCAACAACTACTTGATAAAGCAACTGATGAATAGCTTGAACTTTAAACCCATGCCATATACTACAGATCAAATTCATGAAGATGGGGTTAGTGATAATGATAATGAGATTGGTGATCATGATGCTGGTGATTTTGATGATGAGATTGCTGATAATGATGCTCGTGATCATGATGGTGAAGAGTTAGATGGATAG